One Trichoderma atroviride chromosome 7, complete sequence DNA segment encodes these proteins:
- a CDS encoding uncharacterized protein (EggNog:ENOG41~TransMembrane:1 (i12-31o)), whose translation MNDLLDIVVARIYLVGAVAVAALAYLIFYVLRDPLSKVPGPWYTKWTSVVIKFHWLRGNRASYQHSLHQKYGTYSPQNCVVMVETANMKCIMTGAVVRLGPNEVAVTNIEAVKKIYNTRETFRKTSWYKDLSVASENVFNTNRTELHRRLRRLLSGSMSETSLAAVAPQVQRTIDLMIKRVGEEMERRGAADVIKWFLFMATDVIGELSFGDSFRTLEIGEHSDYTKDLAELGYLGAVRSAFPTLIAMAKYLPISYFRRPLRGTKNMIRYADESITRYRNLLDSDPTSVKWTLFTKVFQDQDKGEGLSPVELRSNVSAYIVAGSDSTAVTLTYLVWCVCRDPKVKAVLLAELRALPDNFTIADLRDMSYLNAVIDETMRLYSGIQSALPRWVPESGDNIAGYWLPGGTTVCAQAYSMHRNPDVFPNPDVFDPSRWDMPTKEMKDSFMPFGSGARICIGLHLARMELRYAAARFFLTFPEAKVSSLEGMNDGDMVPKVFFFTEPKAKRCLIRRQ comes from the exons ATGAATGACCTACTCGATATTGTTGTTGCTCGCATTTATCTCGTTGGGGCTGTTGCAGTGGCAGCGCTGGCTTAT CTGATCTTTTATGTCCTTCGAGACCCACTGTCCAAAGTCCCCGGCCCTTGGTACACCAAATGGACTTCAGTTGTGATCAAGTTTCACTGGCTGAGAGGCAATCGAGCAAGTTACCAGCATAGCCTGCATCAAAAATATGGCACGTATTCACCACAAAACTGTGTTGTTATGGTGGAAACTGCTAACATGAAGTGTATCATGACAGGTGCCGTCGTTCGTCTCGGCCCCAACGAAGTCGCCGTAACCAACATCGAAGCCGTCAAGAAGATTTACAACACCAGAGAGACCTTCCGCAAGACCTCCTGGTACAAAGATCTATCCGTCGCAAGCGAAAATGTCTTCAACACCAACCGCACCGAGCTGCACCGCCGCCTACGAAGGCTTCTCTCAGGTTCAATGTCCGAAACCTCGCTGGCGGCTGTTGCACCCCAGGTCCAAAGGACGATTGATCTGATGATCAAAAGAGTTggggaggagatggaaagaagaggagccgCGGATGTGATCAAGTGGTTTTTATTCATGGCGACAGATGTCATTGGGGAGCTTTCCTTTGGAGATTCGTTTCGAACCCTGGAAATCGGTGAACACAGCGATTACACGAAAGACTTGGCAGAACTGGGCTACCTCGGTGCTGTTCGCTCCGCTTTTCCGACACTTATCGCGATGGCAAAATATCTGCCCATCTCTTATTTCAGACGTCCCCTTCGAGGCACAAAAAACATGATTCGTTATGCGGACGAGTCGATTACTCGCTACAGGAACCTGTTGGACTCTGACCCAACCAGTGTTAAATGGACGCTCTTCACCAAAGTTttccaagaccaagacaagGGAGAAGGCCTCAGTCCGGTAGAGCTCAGAAGCAACGTATCAGCCTACATTGTTGCTGGCAGTGATTCCACCGCAGTCACCCTCACTTACCTAGTCTGGTGTGTCTGTCGCGATCCCAAAGTCAAGGCCGTTCTTTTGGCAGAGCTCCGAGCGCTCCCAGACAACTTCACCATTGCAGATCTTCGTGACATGAGCTACTTGAACGCAGTGATCGACGAGACCATGCGTCTCTACTCTGGCATCCAGTCCGCGCTGCCTCGCTGGGTGCCCGAGAGCGGCGACAACATCGCTGGATACTGGCTTCCTGGCGGCACAACCGTTTGCGCACAGGCGTACAGCATGCATCGCAATCCCGATGTCTTTCCTAACCCCGACGTCTTTGATCCTTCACGATGGGATATGCCaacaaaggaaatgaaagatTCCTTCATGCCCTTTGGAAGCGGAGCACGGA TTTGTATTGGGCTTCATCTGGCACGGATGGAACTGCGCTATGCAGCTGCACGCTTTTTCCTGACGTTTCCGGAAGCCAAAGTGTCATCTCTGGAGGGGATGAATGACGGGGACATGGTGCCGAAAGTGTTTTTCTTTACTGAGCCAAAGGCTAAACGATGTTTGATTCGGAGGCAGTGA